A stretch of Carya illinoinensis cultivar Pawnee chromosome 14, C.illinoinensisPawnee_v1, whole genome shotgun sequence DNA encodes these proteins:
- the LOC122295208 gene encoding ankyrin repeat-containing protein BDA1-like gives MDARFFQAVFHDDVVAFHTLLAEDPLLLHRVALNSIDNPLHISSLAGNTAITKHIVLRKPEFAGELNQQGFSPMHIASANGHVEVVRELLNINAGVDHVCLLKGKDGKLPLHCAVIKGRADVVRLLVFACKESLAQVTVHGETALHLAVKNNQLEVVRVLLEEMKRLDVMMEVINCTDKKGNTVLHLATLGKQHETIGMLIGQDAIATRVDVNSVNSSGFTPKDVLELMLQSGDESSLYDVVEMFHHAGALKSGEMITTNHETLKACHDRNDQAKVQHPDANPSSETVPSSSSSSRLSNIWKELTKEIEESSMESQNALMVVAVLIATLTYQTMLSPPSGILSPERLERLERLSYFTRIYVAPGEAVMANDLEVFALFTVFNSIGFIASIGMISLLTKGFPLRAGLRLAILSMTATFVIGVFYIAPTNDNTVYVVAGVMGVGVLVEFARFMLWLLRKWGVLPIKKLRSCSSTSNRSRV, from the exons ATGGATGCAAGATTCTTTCAGGCGGTTTTTCACGACGACGTTGTTGCATTTCACACATTACTAGCAGAAGATCCGCTCTTACTTCATCGTGTTGCCCTCAACTCGATCGATAACCCTCTACACATATCATCGTTGGCTGGAAATACAGCAATCACAAAACATATTGTTCTGCGAAAGCCAGAGTTTGCTGGGGAGCTAAATCAACAAGGATTTAGCCCCATGCATATCGCCTCCGCAAATGGGCATGTTGAGGTAGTGAGAGAGCTTTTGAATATTAATGCTGGAGTTGATCATGTCTGTCTTTTGAAGGGAAAAGATGGCAAGCTTCCACTTCATTGTGCTGTGATCAAAG GTAGAGCTGATGTTGTGAGGTTGCTGGTTTTCGCTTGTAAAGAGTCTTTAGCACAGGTGACGGTTCATGGTGAAACGGCGCTTCATCTTGCAGTGAAGAATAACCAGTTGGAAGTTGTCAGGGTCTTgcttgaagagatgaagaggCTGGACGTGATGATGGAGGTCATTAACTGTACGGACAAGAAGGGGAACACAGTATTGCACTTGGCAACGTTGGGAAAACAACATGAg ACCATAGGGATGCTGATTGGACAAGATGCCATTGCTACTAGGGTCGATGTAAATTCTGTGAACTCGAGTGGATTCACACCCAAAGATGTCCTAGAATTAATGCTTCAAAGCGGAGACGAATCCTCTTTATATGATGTGGTTGAAATGTTTCACCATGCTGGAGCACTGAAATCTGGGGAAATGATCACAACAAATCATGAAACCCTTAAAGCTTGTCATGATCGAAATGATCAAGCAAAAGTTCAGCACCCTGATGCAAATCCATCATCAGAGACagtaccttcttcttcttcttcttctcgtcTATCAAATATCTGGAAGGAACTgacaaaagaaatagaagaatcATCAATGGAAAGCCAAAATGCGCTAATGGTTGTGGCTGTACTCATAGCAACATTAACATACCAAACAATGCTTAGCCCTCCGAGTGGTATTTTGTCACCAGAGAGGCTAGAGAGGCTGGAGAGGCTGTCATATTTTACAAGGATATATGTAGCGCCTGGAGAGGCTGTCATGGCTAATGATCTTGAAGTTTTTGCGCTTTTCACTGTTTTTAACAGCATAGGATTCATTGCATCCATTGGCATGATATCACTCCTCACCAAAGGATTTCCTCTTAGGGCAGGCTTGCGGCTTGCCATTCTTTCAATGACTGCTACTTTTGTTATCGGAGTTTTCTATATTGCCCCTACGAATGACAACACTGTGTATGTCGTGGCTGGGGTAATGGGAGTGGGTGTCCTTGTAGAGTTTGCTCGGTTCATGCTCTGGTTGCTGAGGAAATGGGGTGTTCTTCCTATCAAAAAATTAAGATCATGTTCCTCTACAAGCAATCGATCAAGGGTTTGA